In Lutra lutra chromosome 13, mLutLut1.2, whole genome shotgun sequence, one genomic interval encodes:
- the LOC125083727 gene encoding 60S ribosomal protein L37a-like translates to MARQKSLGSGILCSNLAKRTKKVGIMGKYETCYGASLRKMVKKIEISQHTKYTCSYGKTKKRAVGIWYCGPCMKTITGGAWAYNTTSAITVKPAIRRLKKLKDQ, encoded by the exons ATGGC aAGGCAGAAGTCTCTGGGTTCAGGCATACTTTGCAGCAACCTGGCTAAACGCACCAAGAAGGTTGGAATCATGGGTAAATACGAGACCTGTTATGGTGCCTCCCTCAGGAAAATGGTAAAGAAGATTGAAATAAGCCAGCACACCAAGTACACTTGCTCCTATGGCAAAACCAAGAAACGAGCTGTGGGGATCTGGTATTGTGGCCCCTGCATGAAAACCATCACTGGTGGTGCCTGGGCCTACAACACCACTTCTGCCATCACAGTAAAGCCTGCCATCAGAAGACTGAAGAAGTTGAAAGACCAGTAG